AGCGCCCTTGGTTGGTCACCGGCACGGCCGGCCGTTCGTCGGGCGGAGACGGCTCGATCTCCTGGGTCTAGTCGAGCGAACAGCCTCGCGCCCCGCGATGCGGTGGTTAGGAGACCTGGTGGCGCCACTGTTATAGTTCTGCGCTTTGTCGCACCACCGCTGGTTATGCTCGGGGAGGGGAACCTGATGGAGCTGATCACCAACGCGATCCAAGGGTTGAACGGGCTGGTCTGGGGTCCGCCGATGCTGGTGCTGATTCTCGGCACCGGCCTCTATCTGACGATCGGGCTGCGCTTCATGCCGTTGCGTCATCTGGGCTACGGTTTCCAGATGCTCTGGCGCGGTCGCGCCGGGCTCGGAGCCGGCGATATCACGCCCTTCAACGCCCTGATGACCTCGCTGTCGGCGACTATCGGGACAGGCAACATCGCCGGCGTGGGCACGGCCATCGCGATCGGCGGTCCGGGCGCCCTGTTTTGGATGTGGTGCACGGCCCTCGTCGGTATGGCGACCAAGTACGCCGAGACGGTGCTCGCGATGAAGTACCGCGAGGTCGACGAGAAGGGCGCCTATGTCGGCGGACCCATGTACTACATCCGCAACGGGTTGGGGAAGAAATGGACCTGGCTGGCGATCGCCTTCGCCGTGTTCGGGGCGATGGCCGGTTTCGGCATCGGCAATACGGTGCAGGCCAATTCGGTCGCCGACGTATTGGAGACGAATTTCGCCGTGCCGAACTGGGTCACCGGTGCGGTCATGGCCGTGCTCGTCGGGCTGGTGTTGATCGGCGGCATCCGTTGGATCGCGCAGGTCGCCGGTCGGCTGGTGCCCTTCATGGCCATCGCCTATATCGGTGGTGGTCTGGTCGTGCTGCTCGCCAACCTGGGCGAGATCCCGCACGCGATCCAGCAGATCGTCCAGTTCGCCTTCACGCCGGCGGCCGGTCTCGGCGGGTTCGCCGGGGCCGGGGTGATGCTGGCGATCCAGATGGGTGTGGCCCGCGGCATCTTCTCGAACGAGGCCGGCCTCGGCAGCGCGCCCATGGCCCATGCCTCGGCCCGCAACGACGACCCGGTCGCCCAGGGCACCGTCGGCATGCTCGGCACCTTCATCGACACCCTGATCGTCTGCACCATCACCGGTCTGGTGATCATGGTCTCCGGCGTCTGGTCATCGGGCGAGACGGGCGCTGCGCTTTCCTCGGCCGCCTTCGAGGCCGGCCTGGCCGGTTTCGGCGGCTACATCGTCGGGCTGGGTCTAGCGCTGTTCGCCTTCACGACCATCCTGGGCTGGAGCGTCTACGGCGAGCGCTGCATCGAGTATCTCTTCGGCGTGCGAGCGATCGTTCCGTTCCGGTTGGTCTGGGTCGCCGCGATACCGGCCGGCGCCATGCTACATCTGGATTTCGTCTGGCTGGTCGCCGACACGCTGAACGCCCTGATGGCGATCCCGAACCTGATCGCCTTGCTGCTCCTCTCGCCGGTTGTCTTTCGAGTCACTCGCGAATACTTCGCGCAGTCGCGGTAGCCGCACGCGCCGGACAAGGGCAAGGAAGCCCATCTGAGAGGGGTGCCAAGGGAGGATTCAAGAACGGCCTGAACATGCTCTTAGAACTACGAAACACGCGAAAAACGCGAAATGGCCTAATATGCCCTGGGCATTTGCTGTTCTTTCGCGACTTTCGTGTATTTCGTAGTTGAAAAAGGTTGCACCGCTTGTTTTCGAGTCGTTACCGAGCGATCTCGGTCTCCTGGGGTAGGACCTTGGACCCGCCGCGGCACGGTGGCGATTCCGGCACAGTCGCGCCCTTTTGCGCCCATTCCTCAGGTGTCCAGGCATGGATCGAAAGGGCATGCAAGCCGGCGGCGAATTCGGAGGCGAGGGCGGCGTTGACGCGCCGATGCCGAGCGAGGAGGGCGAGGTTGGCGAACGCCGGGCTGACCGCCACGACCTTGAAGTGGGATTCAGCCCCAGGTTCTACGGCGTGACGGTCGCTCTCGTCGATGACTTGGAGATGTGTCGGCGACAGCTCGGCCCCGAGGGTCTCCTCGATACGGGTCTTGCGGCTCATCTTGACGGTCCTCTCGATCGCCTCGGATGTCGACGTCGAGAAGTTGGGGGCAGTTGGTATTGGAACAAGTTTCGGCGCGTCGCCTGGAGGCAAACCCAAGGACGGATTTGGCCTGCCCGGCGCGGTTAGCCGTTGGCGGATGCCTCGATCTGCGCGGCGATTTCGGGAAAACCGGCTTCGGTGGCCCAATCCGCGGCTGTGCGGCCGGCGTGGTCGACGAGATCTGTGTCGGCGCCGTGTTCCAGTAGGGTTTCGACCGCTGCTGCGTGTCCGAGCTTCGCGGCCCAGAT
This portion of the Thioflavicoccus mobilis 8321 genome encodes:
- a CDS encoding alanine/glycine:cation symporter family protein; translation: MELITNAIQGLNGLVWGPPMLVLILGTGLYLTIGLRFMPLRHLGYGFQMLWRGRAGLGAGDITPFNALMTSLSATIGTGNIAGVGTAIAIGGPGALFWMWCTALVGMATKYAETVLAMKYREVDEKGAYVGGPMYYIRNGLGKKWTWLAIAFAVFGAMAGFGIGNTVQANSVADVLETNFAVPNWVTGAVMAVLVGLVLIGGIRWIAQVAGRLVPFMAIAYIGGGLVVLLANLGEIPHAIQQIVQFAFTPAAGLGGFAGAGVMLAIQMGVARGIFSNEAGLGSAPMAHASARNDDPVAQGTVGMLGTFIDTLIVCTITGLVIMVSGVWSSGETGAALSSAAFEAGLAGFGGYIVGLGLALFAFTTILGWSVYGERCIEYLFGVRAIVPFRLVWVAAIPAGAMLHLDFVWLVADTLNALMAIPNLIALLLLSPVVFRVTREYFAQSR
- a CDS encoding BolA family protein, which translates into the protein MSRKTRIEETLGAELSPTHLQVIDESDRHAVEPGAESHFKVVAVSPAFANLALLARHRRVNAALASEFAAGLHALSIHAWTPEEWAQKGATVPESPPCRGGSKVLPQETEIAR